The Rhodocytophaga rosea genome has a segment encoding these proteins:
- a CDS encoding glycoside hydrolase family 2 protein yields MNIEPTNSDFSETTDDVRNYQYLTGPLPRAVLRPNNFLLLDGEWKFSLDSEDHGLQEGWYLSHDFEHKAHWPGSVEAHLIEAKIQQNPTAPTWHDKVTIWYEREFTLPERNGSMANSMFQLTFGACGYETRVWLNGHPLHTIEGEEVHYGEYTSFSYELQEVHLRPINKLTVRIADTMDAEIPRGKQESHVYKRGGIWYQTYSGAVRSVWLETVERNRLRSRFGVVSVVEDQLVRFNLTTRIHDPGCYKLRLNIYEKSKSVGEQPLATSEFPLRLEAGQKNQRVVMEVPKAKLWSPETPNLYRVVAQLIDTNEYVSQIEAHFGLRKIEARGRYVYLNNKQTYIDGILYQPGAATFEEMKKHFYAMKELGCNLVRVHIAGVDPRIYNLADEIGVLLWVEVPSPHSSSKISRKNHWDELHRMLALIESHPSVVIWSLYNEDWGIQDIATSPDTRQYIIDTYHYLQIYHPQFLVVDNDGWQHISLEGRLKSDLLTAHLYTPDLDRWRELLNRLSEGHMDGVAVLPLVVGDPFFYRKQVPLVVSEWGGFGFADYGGPADLEDRAERIRQFKKELRNHPIAGDVYTQATNIEDERNGLIDPQTGELSVPAGILSTQYGESGPAENIQPS; encoded by the coding sequence ATGAACATAGAGCCCACCAATTCCGACTTTTCTGAAACCACAGACGATGTACGTAATTACCAATACCTGACAGGTCCCTTACCAAGGGCGGTATTACGGCCAAACAACTTTTTACTACTGGATGGAGAATGGAAATTTTCATTAGACAGTGAAGACCATGGCCTACAAGAGGGCTGGTATCTGAGTCATGACTTTGAGCATAAGGCTCACTGGCCGGGTTCAGTAGAGGCACATCTGATAGAAGCTAAAATTCAACAAAATCCAACTGCACCAACCTGGCATGATAAAGTCACCATCTGGTATGAACGCGAGTTTACTTTACCGGAACGGAACGGGTCTATGGCAAATTCTATGTTTCAGCTTACTTTTGGGGCATGCGGCTATGAAACCAGGGTATGGCTTAATGGGCATCCCCTGCACACCATTGAAGGAGAGGAAGTACACTATGGGGAATATACTTCCTTTTCCTATGAACTACAGGAGGTACACCTGCGTCCAATAAACAAACTCACTGTACGGATTGCCGATACGATGGATGCAGAAATCCCCAGAGGAAAACAGGAATCTCATGTGTACAAACGGGGGGGTATCTGGTATCAGACCTATTCTGGCGCCGTGCGGAGCGTATGGCTGGAAACCGTCGAGCGAAACAGGTTACGGTCACGTTTTGGGGTAGTGAGTGTGGTAGAAGATCAACTGGTGCGCTTTAACCTCACCACCAGAATACATGATCCGGGATGTTATAAACTAAGGCTTAACATTTATGAAAAAAGTAAATCTGTCGGAGAGCAACCCCTTGCCACTTCTGAATTTCCGCTACGGCTGGAAGCCGGACAAAAGAATCAACGGGTAGTAATGGAAGTACCTAAGGCAAAACTCTGGTCACCAGAAACACCTAATCTGTATCGTGTAGTTGCCCAGTTAATAGATACCAATGAATATGTTTCGCAAATCGAAGCTCACTTTGGCCTCCGGAAAATTGAAGCCCGCGGACGGTATGTGTATCTGAATAACAAGCAAACGTACATAGATGGCATATTATACCAGCCAGGTGCAGCTACCTTTGAAGAAATGAAGAAGCACTTCTATGCCATGAAAGAACTAGGCTGTAATCTGGTTAGAGTACACATAGCCGGTGTTGACCCTCGTATCTATAATCTGGCAGATGAAATTGGTGTATTACTCTGGGTGGAAGTTCCCAGTCCGCATAGCTCAAGCAAAATCAGCCGCAAAAACCATTGGGATGAACTGCACCGCATGTTAGCCCTGATAGAATCACATCCATCAGTGGTAATCTGGAGTTTGTATAATGAAGACTGGGGCATACAGGATATTGCGACAAGTCCGGATACCCGTCAATACATTATCGATACCTACCATTACCTGCAGATCTATCACCCACAATTTCTGGTCGTAGACAACGATGGATGGCAGCACATTTCGCTGGAGGGCCGTTTAAAATCAGATTTACTAACCGCTCATTTATATACCCCGGACCTGGACAGATGGCGTGAATTGCTTAACCGGCTTTCTGAAGGACACATGGATGGCGTAGCGGTATTGCCGCTGGTGGTAGGTGATCCATTTTTCTACCGTAAACAAGTGCCCTTGGTTGTAAGCGAATGGGGAGGTTTCGGATTTGCAGATTATGGCGGTCCGGCAGATCTGGAAGACCGGGCAGAACGGATCAGGCAATTCAAAAAGGAACTCCGCAATCATCCTATTGCCGGGGATGTATATACACAAGCCACTAATATCGAAGATGAACGTAATGGACTCATTGATCCACAAACTGGCGAACTTTCCGTGCCAGCCGGTATTTTATCTACCCAGTATGGCGAATCTGGTCCTGCTGAAAATATACAACCGTCCTGA
- a CDS encoding alpha-amylase family glycosyl hydrolase: MANKHDKPLWWQKGIIYEIYLRSFKDSNGDGIGDLKGIISELDYLKWLGIDAIWITPFNPSPMKDFGYDISDYTGVHPLFGNMQDFELLLEETHKRGLKLIIDIVPNHTSSEHPWFLESASSRDNPKRDWYLWHDPAADGGPPNNWLGVLGAVAGNGMKIHSSITTMPFSKSSLI; encoded by the coding sequence ATGGCAAACAAACATGATAAACCTCTGTGGTGGCAAAAAGGCATTATTTATGAAATTTATCTGCGCTCTTTTAAAGATAGCAATGGCGATGGGATAGGAGATTTAAAAGGTATTATCAGCGAGCTGGATTATTTAAAATGGCTTGGCATAGATGCCATCTGGATTACTCCTTTTAATCCTTCTCCTATGAAAGACTTTGGGTATGATATTTCTGACTACACAGGTGTGCATCCCTTGTTTGGGAATATGCAGGATTTTGAGCTTCTGCTGGAAGAAACCCATAAACGCGGACTCAAATTAATTATTGATATTGTTCCAAACCATACCTCCAGCGAGCATCCCTGGTTTCTGGAATCAGCCTCTTCCCGCGACAATCCTAAAAGGGACTGGTATCTCTGGCATGATCCGGCAGCAGACGGGGGGCCTCCTAATAACTGGCTGGGTGTACTGGGGGCAGTGGCTGGGAATGGGATGAAAATACACAGCAGTATTACCACCATGCCTTTCTCAAAGAGCAGCCTGATTTAA
- a CDS encoding alpha-amylase family glycosyl hydrolase → MAGCTGGSGWEWDENTQQYYHHAFLKEQPDLNWRNPQLQQAILEMMRFWLDKGIDGFRVDVMWHLIKDKYWRNNPPNPNFKEGMPTYDKFLPLYSTDHPEVHTVVAMLRKVVDQYKEKVLIGEMYLPVENVVDYYGQDGSGAHLPGNFQLLLLDWNARKIALEIDKYESSLPEGAWPNWVLSNHDRPRLSTRIGKEQILIAAMLLLTLRGTPTLYYGDEIGMSNVEIPMEEVQDPQGKLMPELGLSRDPQRTPMQWNKEDNAGFTSGKPWLRIAHDFKQVNVETLKENKESILHFYRKLIALRKKEPALHEGRYAPVLAEGDILAYLHQTDSVQFLIVLNLGGQTADFIPAGIPMKGKVVISTHPEREGMKLTGNPIKLKSNEGVIIQLS, encoded by the coding sequence CTGGCTGGGTGTACTGGGGGCAGTGGCTGGGAATGGGATGAAAATACACAGCAGTATTACCACCATGCCTTTCTCAAAGAGCAGCCTGATTTAAACTGGCGTAATCCTCAGTTGCAGCAGGCGATACTGGAGATGATGCGCTTCTGGCTGGATAAAGGGATAGATGGCTTCCGGGTAGATGTGATGTGGCATTTAATTAAAGATAAATACTGGCGAAACAATCCACCCAATCCTAATTTTAAAGAAGGTATGCCCACCTATGATAAATTTCTTCCTTTATATTCTACTGATCATCCGGAGGTACATACGGTGGTAGCTATGTTGCGGAAAGTAGTAGATCAATACAAAGAAAAAGTGCTGATCGGGGAGATGTACCTGCCAGTAGAAAATGTAGTGGATTATTATGGACAGGATGGGTCTGGCGCACATTTACCAGGGAACTTTCAGCTTTTATTGCTGGATTGGAATGCCAGAAAGATTGCGTTAGAAATAGATAAATATGAATCTTCATTGCCGGAAGGAGCCTGGCCTAACTGGGTGTTGAGTAACCACGACAGACCCCGCTTAAGCACACGTATTGGTAAAGAACAGATTCTGATTGCAGCTATGCTTCTGCTCACGTTAAGAGGAACGCCTACCTTATATTACGGCGATGAAATTGGTATGAGCAATGTAGAAATTCCAATGGAAGAAGTGCAAGACCCACAAGGTAAGCTTATGCCTGAACTGGGTTTAAGCCGTGATCCTCAACGTACACCAATGCAATGGAACAAAGAAGATAACGCCGGCTTTACTTCAGGCAAACCCTGGCTGAGAATTGCCCATGATTTTAAGCAGGTAAATGTTGAAACACTGAAAGAAAACAAGGAATCTATCCTCCATTTCTATAGGAAGTTGATTGCACTGCGAAAAAAAGAACCTGCTTTGCACGAGGGAAGATATGCACCAGTATTAGCAGAAGGAGATATACTAGCCTATCTCCACCAGACAGACTCAGTTCAATTTCTGATCGTACTTAATTTAGGTGGACAGACAGCTGATTTTATTCCTGCAGGTATCCCGATGAAAGGAAAAGTAGTAATATCTACTCATCCGGAAAGGGAAGGAATGAAACTGACCGGCAATCCTATTAAATTGAAATCAAATGAGGGAGTAATTATTCAATTATCTTAG
- a CDS encoding toxin-antitoxin system YwqK family antitoxin — translation MKLFLLPLLIVLLTGCDQINKVAQAVTKKMEAGNSNTNKKEKKKKQRKRDGLVVSKRKDGSILSEINLKDGKYHGPSKDYYEDGTLRTEYNYVAGVLENDLKVYHKNGKLYKLTPYVHGKIHGTEKIYSTEGKLIAEHPYKNGFPGIGLKAYSNQGKVVPFKESIVVEEIDNIALKEEYILKISLSDKTRQVKFYIGELTEGKYMNDKLRNILTRNGVGEIRYAVPAGFYAMEKLNIIAVKSTGEGGKYITQTRFNLAIENKDL, via the coding sequence ATGAAACTATTTCTACTCCCATTACTTATTGTTCTCCTTACTGGTTGCGATCAAATAAACAAAGTAGCGCAGGCAGTTACTAAAAAAATGGAAGCAGGCAATAGTAATACAAACAAGAAAGAAAAAAAGAAAAAACAGAGAAAAAGGGATGGCCTGGTAGTAAGTAAACGAAAAGATGGTTCTATTTTGTCGGAAATAAATTTAAAGGATGGTAAATACCATGGTCCCTCAAAAGATTATTATGAAGATGGCACCCTGCGTACAGAATATAACTATGTAGCAGGCGTACTGGAAAATGACTTGAAGGTATATCATAAAAATGGGAAGCTTTATAAACTTACTCCTTATGTGCATGGTAAAATCCACGGGACAGAAAAAATATATAGTACAGAAGGTAAATTAATTGCTGAACATCCTTATAAAAATGGTTTTCCTGGTATTGGTTTGAAAGCGTATTCAAATCAGGGAAAAGTTGTGCCATTCAAAGAATCCATAGTAGTAGAGGAGATAGACAATATTGCGTTGAAAGAGGAATATATTCTGAAAATATCTTTATCTGATAAAACCAGACAGGTGAAGTTTTATATTGGAGAACTCACCGAAGGTAAATATATGAATGATAAACTGAGAAACATTCTTACCAGGAATGGGGTAGGGGAGATCCGCTATGCAGTTCCTGCAGGGTTCTATGCGATGGAAAAGCTTAATATTATTGCCGTAAAATCTACCGGTGAAGGCGGAAAATATATTACGCAAACCAGATTTAATCTAGCTATTGAAAATAAGGATTTATAG
- the dinB gene encoding DNA polymerase IV produces the protein MSESVRKIIHIDMDAFYASVEQRDFPMYQGKPLAVGGSRERGVVAAASYEARKFGVRSAMSSRMAYRRCPDLIFVKPRFEVYKAVSSQIREIFFQYTDLVEPLSLDEAFLDVTENKKQIPSATLVAKAIKQQIKTEIGLTASAGISINKFLAKIASDYQKPDGLTLIAPHEAESFVENLEVDKFFGVGKVTAEKMHSLGIHTGADLKKLPEKELVKQFGKVGHFYFHIARAVDNRPVNPNRIRKSVGVENTFEADISGAVNILMHLEPIAEAVIERMQKSGMQGKTLTLKVKYATFEQVTRSKTLLEPIGTYELMIHLAKELIQSIEANSPIRLLGLTISNPEDKHQETGTQLSLEF, from the coding sequence ATGTCTGAATCTGTACGCAAGATCATTCATATAGATATGGATGCTTTTTATGCCTCTGTTGAGCAGCGTGATTTTCCTATGTACCAGGGTAAACCACTGGCGGTTGGAGGCAGCCGGGAAAGAGGGGTTGTGGCAGCTGCCAGTTATGAAGCCAGAAAATTCGGGGTACGCTCTGCTATGTCCTCCCGGATGGCTTACCGGAGATGTCCGGATCTCATTTTTGTAAAACCCCGGTTTGAAGTATATAAAGCAGTTTCCTCGCAGATCAGGGAGATATTTTTCCAGTATACAGACCTGGTAGAACCCCTTTCCCTGGATGAAGCTTTTCTGGATGTAACCGAGAATAAAAAGCAGATCCCATCGGCCACCCTGGTGGCAAAAGCAATCAAGCAACAGATCAAAACAGAAATCGGACTGACTGCTTCTGCCGGGATTTCTATTAATAAATTCCTGGCTAAAATCGCTTCCGATTACCAGAAGCCGGATGGACTCACGCTGATTGCTCCCCATGAGGCAGAATCTTTTGTGGAAAATCTGGAAGTAGATAAATTCTTTGGGGTAGGAAAAGTTACGGCAGAAAAAATGCACAGCTTAGGTATTCATACGGGAGCAGACCTGAAGAAATTACCAGAAAAAGAGTTAGTCAAACAGTTTGGCAAAGTAGGCCATTTTTATTTTCATATTGCCAGAGCCGTAGACAACCGTCCGGTGAACCCGAACCGGATTCGCAAATCGGTAGGGGTAGAAAACACCTTTGAAGCGGATATTTCAGGCGCAGTAAATATTCTTATGCACCTGGAGCCGATTGCTGAAGCAGTGATAGAAAGAATGCAGAAAAGCGGCATGCAGGGCAAAACCCTTACCCTGAAAGTAAAATATGCCACTTTCGAGCAGGTAACCAGAAGCAAAACGCTGCTTGAGCCTATCGGAACCTATGAATTAATGATACATCTGGCAAAAGAGCTTATCCAAAGTATTGAGGCCAATTCACCTATCAGGCTGCTGGGGCTTACTATTTCTAACCCGGAAGATAAGCACCAGGAAACCGGTACACAGCTAAGCCTGGAATTTTAA
- a CDS encoding xanthine dehydrogenase family protein molybdopterin-binding subunit, giving the protein MAHKPDYSRRTFLRQAGLSGIALTIGCSFPSAGKSAGEIILADEAKVAATELLTWIAIEPTGKVTIFTHRSEMGQGTFQAIPQIIAEELEVSMDQVSVRFAPANPQKYGPQPQEGSFSIRGWYQQLLRTGAAAREMLIEAAAKQWHVQATECYAENGQVIHRSTEKKLSYGALVKEAAQLKPPGQVKLKERKDYKIIGKSLPRQDTAVKINGTAVFGLDKKLPGMLYAVVERNPRFRGKVKSFDDSATKSVSGVKHVLTVQRAIFGVLYEGVAVVADSLWAATQGRKLLKVEWDDNRYELLDSEGLFRRMRQDLDKPLPSENFETALKNSTAIIEAVYEMPYQSHSCMEPLNCIADVKENSIEIWGPIQEANWIQADLSERLNIPIENVTVNMTFLGGGFGRKGFPDYPLEAALISKGIKAPVQVMWTREDDMTMGPFRAGAMYRCRGGVDTQQKIAAFQVISASQGIGPGHDTDAKTQPVTENAGRLDGLLNDYYTSVPHYSFAGVPTRSPIPTMWWRAPGANVDAFAGESFIDELAHLAKQDPLEFRKSHLTWDRYHALVDKLAAISNWKSRSKNEGWGVAITDCFGGIVGQVVKVSRQPDKKIKIDKVFALIDCGWFVNPDIIHAQVEGSIVMALGTAVHHATHFKEGKAVERNFDTYPMPRIHDTPEIVVHIMENDAKPGGVGEPGLPAFAPALCNAIFDLTGKRIRKLPFKLEDV; this is encoded by the coding sequence ATGGCACATAAACCGGATTATTCCAGGAGAACATTTCTGCGGCAGGCAGGATTGTCTGGCATTGCTTTAACGATTGGCTGTTCCTTTCCTTCTGCAGGGAAAAGTGCCGGAGAGATTATCCTTGCAGATGAGGCGAAAGTGGCTGCTACTGAATTGCTGACATGGATCGCAATAGAACCTACGGGCAAGGTGACCATTTTTACGCACCGCTCAGAAATGGGGCAAGGAACCTTTCAGGCGATTCCACAAATTATTGCCGAAGAACTGGAGGTGAGCATGGATCAGGTGAGTGTACGGTTTGCACCAGCCAATCCTCAAAAATATGGCCCACAACCGCAGGAGGGAAGTTTTTCTATACGCGGCTGGTATCAGCAATTGTTGCGCACCGGTGCCGCTGCCAGGGAGATGCTTATTGAAGCAGCAGCCAAACAATGGCATGTTCAGGCCACTGAATGCTATGCGGAAAATGGACAGGTGATTCATCGGAGTACTGAAAAAAAACTCAGCTATGGTGCTCTGGTAAAAGAAGCTGCGCAACTAAAACCACCAGGGCAGGTTAAATTAAAAGAACGCAAAGACTACAAGATAATAGGCAAATCCCTGCCCCGTCAGGATACGGCTGTTAAAATCAATGGCACTGCTGTTTTCGGGCTGGATAAAAAGCTGCCTGGTATGCTCTATGCAGTAGTGGAGCGCAATCCCCGGTTTAGAGGGAAAGTAAAAAGCTTCGATGATTCGGCTACAAAATCCGTGAGCGGCGTAAAGCATGTATTAACCGTACAAAGAGCCATTTTTGGAGTATTGTATGAAGGTGTAGCCGTTGTGGCAGATTCCTTGTGGGCAGCTACGCAGGGACGTAAATTGCTGAAAGTGGAATGGGATGATAACAGGTATGAGCTCCTGGATTCTGAAGGGCTTTTTAGGCGGATGCGGCAGGATCTGGATAAGCCTTTGCCGTCTGAAAATTTCGAAACGGCTTTAAAAAATTCAACAGCGATAATAGAAGCTGTGTATGAAATGCCTTATCAATCGCATAGCTGTATGGAGCCCCTCAACTGTATTGCCGATGTAAAAGAGAACAGCATTGAAATATGGGGACCTATACAGGAAGCCAACTGGATACAGGCAGACCTGAGCGAAAGATTAAATATTCCCATCGAAAATGTTACTGTAAACATGACGTTTCTCGGCGGCGGCTTTGGAAGAAAGGGATTTCCGGATTATCCGTTGGAAGCAGCCCTGATTTCAAAAGGGATAAAAGCGCCGGTACAGGTGATGTGGACAAGAGAAGACGACATGACTATGGGTCCATTCCGTGCAGGGGCAATGTATAGGTGCAGGGGTGGTGTAGATACTCAACAGAAAATAGCTGCCTTTCAAGTTATCTCTGCTTCGCAAGGTATTGGCCCGGGTCACGATACTGATGCCAAGACACAACCGGTAACAGAAAATGCCGGAAGGCTCGATGGTCTTTTAAATGACTATTATACATCTGTTCCACATTACAGTTTTGCAGGCGTGCCCACCAGGTCGCCTATTCCTACAATGTGGTGGCGAGCCCCAGGTGCTAATGTGGATGCCTTTGCCGGTGAAAGCTTTATAGATGAACTGGCTCACCTGGCAAAGCAGGACCCACTTGAATTCAGAAAGTCGCATCTTACCTGGGATCGTTACCATGCACTCGTAGATAAGCTTGCAGCCATCAGCAACTGGAAATCGCGATCCAAAAATGAGGGTTGGGGAGTAGCCATCACAGATTGTTTTGGCGGTATCGTAGGCCAGGTTGTAAAAGTATCCCGGCAGCCGGATAAAAAAATCAAGATTGACAAAGTGTTTGCCTTAATTGACTGCGGCTGGTTTGTAAACCCTGATATTATCCATGCCCAGGTAGAAGGAAGCATCGTCATGGCCTTAGGGACTGCTGTACACCATGCTACGCATTTTAAAGAGGGAAAAGCTGTGGAAAGAAATTTCGACACTTACCCTATGCCACGCATACATGATACTCCCGAAATTGTAGTGCATATTATGGAAAATGATGCCAAGCCAGGTGGCGTGGGGGAGCCCGGCTTACCTGCCTTTGCACCGGCACTCTGCAATGCCATTTTTGATCTCACCGGCAAACGGATACGCAAATTGCCTTTCAAGCTGGAGGATGTATAA
- a CDS encoding sigma-54-dependent Fis family transcriptional regulator gives MKTASLETTPDVTLQQEYPAFLLSLLGMQKLQEIVSYLYTFQPELGFSTLHLALYKEENKHVRVEKPAPGKRILLQNNTLIEEKIFTQKRKVVLETATHAIWLAMPLHNKGKFLGAVVMQFTDASYLPTVSTWLEFRCTSLAMAVEQTWRVEILEKQVREKSMQLVVMNALTSEKDYSQMFLTIAAAINTMVPCDFLSIPAFSTNTGFLLSGYNAIRQPEGLVLMNREELLDFIGLDLQTYRESAQTDLTLYTTPRIVAGAEFVRLSEKRLITNRFMHLMGIKEAMYIPICLPNEAYATLIVCSRTEHAFSAKDLRILTDLANQITHQIGRLLAFEQKEVLETKLRQENSLLIQELNYDPTLAEIVGQSQAIKRVLEDVHKVAPTDSTVLIQGETGTGKELLARAIHNLSGRKNRPLIKVNCAALPSQLIESELFGHEKGSFTGATERRIGKFELAQGGTIFLDEIGELPLELQSKLLRVLQEYEIERIGGKQTIHLDIRVIAATNRNLRQEAAQGKFRLDLYYRLNTFPLLLPPLRERLEDIPLLVNGFADKFARKMGKTIKSIHPSVMQNLLNHSWPGNIRELEHIVEQSVIIATGSQLDVIPSFVTPITLPKESDNDTPVNFQPIAVNLDEIENAFLENQRQHILDILQETGGRIRGKSGAAQRLGLKPTTLEARMKKLGIKKNFQSI, from the coding sequence ATGAAAACTGCATCTTTAGAAACGACTCCTGACGTTACTTTACAGCAGGAATATCCTGCTTTTTTACTATCGCTGCTTGGGATGCAGAAATTACAGGAAATAGTGAGTTATCTTTATACGTTTCAACCTGAGCTTGGATTTTCTACTTTGCATCTGGCTTTGTATAAAGAAGAAAACAAACATGTAAGGGTAGAAAAACCTGCACCTGGGAAAAGAATACTATTACAAAACAATACCCTGATAGAGGAGAAAATATTTACCCAGAAGAGAAAAGTAGTTCTTGAAACAGCGACTCATGCCATCTGGCTTGCGATGCCCTTACACAACAAAGGTAAATTCCTGGGTGCTGTTGTTATGCAATTTACTGACGCATCCTATTTACCTACAGTCTCTACCTGGCTGGAGTTCCGGTGTACAAGCCTGGCCATGGCCGTAGAGCAGACCTGGCGTGTTGAGATATTGGAAAAACAGGTACGGGAGAAATCCATGCAACTGGTGGTGATGAATGCACTCACTTCTGAAAAAGATTACAGCCAGATGTTTCTCACCATTGCTGCTGCTATCAATACCATGGTACCCTGTGATTTTTTATCCATTCCGGCTTTTTCTACGAATACAGGTTTTTTGCTCAGCGGCTACAATGCGATCCGGCAGCCGGAAGGGCTTGTATTGATGAACCGGGAAGAACTGCTTGACTTTATCGGATTAGATTTACAGACCTACCGGGAATCAGCCCAGACAGATCTTACGTTATATACGACGCCCAGAATTGTAGCCGGAGCGGAGTTTGTACGGCTGAGCGAAAAGCGGCTGATCACCAATCGGTTTATGCACCTGATGGGCATTAAAGAAGCCATGTATATCCCCATTTGTCTGCCCAATGAAGCCTATGCCACCTTAATTGTATGCAGCCGCACCGAACATGCATTTTCTGCCAAAGACCTTCGTATCTTAACGGATCTCGCTAATCAGATCACCCATCAGATCGGCAGGTTGCTGGCTTTTGAGCAAAAAGAGGTACTGGAAACAAAACTGAGGCAGGAAAATTCGCTATTGATCCAGGAATTGAATTATGATCCTACCCTGGCAGAAATAGTAGGGCAGTCGCAAGCTATTAAACGAGTATTAGAAGATGTACACAAAGTGGCTCCTACTGATTCTACCGTGCTTATTCAAGGGGAAACCGGTACAGGAAAAGAACTGCTGGCCAGAGCGATTCATAACTTGTCGGGACGGAAAAACCGGCCTTTGATTAAAGTAAACTGTGCTGCCCTGCCCTCCCAGCTTATCGAATCGGAATTATTCGGGCATGAAAAAGGGTCATTTACCGGGGCTACCGAACGGCGGATCGGAAAATTTGAACTGGCACAAGGCGGCACTATTTTTCTGGATGAAATCGGCGAACTGCCTCTTGAACTTCAATCGAAGTTATTGCGGGTATTGCAGGAATATGAAATTGAACGGATTGGCGGAAAACAAACCATTCATTTAGATATCCGGGTAATTGCCGCTACCAACCGGAATCTGCGGCAGGAAGCAGCCCAGGGTAAATTCCGATTAGATTTATATTACAGGCTCAATACTTTTCCATTGCTTCTTCCGCCATTGCGGGAACGCCTGGAGGATATTCCTTTGCTGGTGAATGGCTTTGCAGACAAATTTGCCCGGAAAATGGGTAAAACTATTAAAAGTATTCACCCATCTGTAATGCAAAATCTGCTGAACCACTCCTGGCCTGGCAATATCCGTGAATTAGAACACATCGTAGAACAATCTGTGATTATAGCCACAGGGTCACAATTAGATGTAATACCAAGTTTTGTCACACCTATAACCTTGCCTAAGGAAAGTGATAATGATACGCCTGTTAACTTTCAACCAATAGCTGTAAATTTGGATGAGATAGAAAATGCCTTTCTGGAGAATCAGCGGCAACATATTCTGGATATTTTGCAAGAAACCGGTGGCCGTATCCGGGGCAAGTCTGGGGCTGCTCAGCGCCTGGGTTTGAAGCCTACTACCCTGGAAGCACGGATGAAAAAGCTCGGTATTAAAAAGAACTTTCAATCTATCTAA
- a CDS encoding oxidoreductase, which yields MYSIEIKMEITDITPGHHYKSKVWFITGCLAGMGRHLAEAVLARGDKAVITARDITKFASLPERYPEQTLVLQLDVTHSHKIPDIVAQALIRFGQIDVLVNNAGYGLQGALEEITMEQLRRQFDTNFFGMVEVTKNILPHMREAGKGHIINISSIAGGLVATPKLGAYHATKFAVEGLSEALAQEVSPLGIKVTVVEMGAQHTDWWGNSLIRTENIIEDYIHTSNQHFSDSGTTRLLSDPKATAETIMQIVDIPSPPLHLVLGKDALLKVRQKLNAFQKEITDWEDISQTTSFKENQV from the coding sequence ATGTATAGCATCGAGATAAAAATGGAAATAACAGATATTACCCCAGGCCATCATTATAAATCCAAGGTATGGTTTATCACCGGTTGTCTGGCTGGAATGGGTAGGCATCTGGCAGAAGCAGTATTAGCGCGTGGTGATAAAGCAGTGATTACAGCCCGTGATATAACCAAATTTGCTTCATTACCGGAACGCTACCCGGAACAAACACTCGTGTTGCAGCTAGATGTAACCCACTCTCATAAAATTCCGGATATTGTTGCACAGGCGCTCATCCGTTTTGGACAGATAGATGTACTGGTGAATAATGCCGGGTATGGATTGCAGGGAGCCTTGGAAGAAATTACTATGGAGCAACTCCGACGCCAGTTCGATACCAATTTCTTTGGGATGGTGGAAGTAACCAAAAATATTCTTCCTCATATGCGGGAGGCTGGGAAAGGACATATCATTAATATTTCCAGCATTGCCGGAGGCTTAGTAGCCACTCCTAAATTAGGAGCCTATCACGCGACCAAATTTGCGGTAGAAGGCTTGTCGGAAGCACTGGCACAGGAAGTGAGTCCGCTGGGAATAAAAGTAACTGTAGTAGAAATGGGTGCCCAGCATACCGACTGGTGGGGAAATTCACTGATCCGCACAGAAAATATTATTGAAGACTACATTCACACAAGTAATCAACACTTTTCCGATTCGGGTACTACCCGTTTACTCAGCGATCCTAAAGCAACCGCTGAAACGATTATGCAGATTGTGGATATACCATCTCCTCCATTGCATCTGGTATTAGGAAAAGATGCCTTGCTGAAAGTGAGGCAAAAGCTGAATGCCTTCCAAAAAGAAATTACAGACTGGGAAGATATTTCCCAAACTACCTCTTTCAAAGAAAACCAGGTATAG